The Staphylococcus simiae genome includes the window ATGTCGGAAAAAGAAATTTGGGAGAAAGTACTCGAAATTGCTCAAGAAAGATTATCTGCAATGAGTTATTCAACTTTCCTTAAAGATACTGAACTCTATTCCATTAAAGATAATGAAGCAATTGTGCTTTCAAGCATGCCATTTAACGCAAATTGGTTAAATCAACAATATGCTGAAATCATTCAAGCCATACTCTTTGATGTAATAGGTTATGATGTTAAGCCACATTTTATTACTACTGATGAATTAGCAAATTATAGTAATAATGAAGTTTCGACTACTAAAGAAACTTCAGATAAACCAAGTGAACCAAATTATGACAACCATGTTTTAGGAAGAGAGCAATTTAATGCTCACAATACCTTCGATACATTTGTTATTGGACCTGGAAATAGATTTCCACACGCAGCTAGTTTAGCTGTAGCAGAGGCTCCAGCAAAAGCATATAATCCTTTGTTCATTTATGGAGGCGTAGGTTTAGGAAAGACCCATCTAATGCATGCCATTGGTCACCATGTCTTAGATAATAACCCTGATGCTAAAGTGATTTATACATCTAGTGAGAAATTTACAAATGAATTTATTAAATCTATACGTGATAATGAAGCTGAAGCTTTTAGAGAAAGATACCGTAATATTGATGTCTTACTTATAGATGATATTCAATTTATTCAAAATAAAGTACAGACTCAAGAAGAATTTTTCTACACATTTAATGAATTGCATCAAAATAATAAACAGATAGTTATTTCAAGTGATCGACCACCTAAAGAAATTGCTCAGTTAGAAGAACGATTAAGATCGCGTTTTGAATGGGGATTAATTGTAGATATCACACCACCAGATTACGAAACTCGAATGGCTATTTTACAGAAAAAAATCGAAGAAGAGCATTTAGATATTCCAGCTGAAGCACTGAATTATATTGCCAACCAAATTCAATCTAACATTCGTGAATTGGAAGGTGCATTAACACGTTTATTGGCATACTCTCAATTGTTAGGTAAGCCAATCACAACTGAATTAACTGCAGAAGCATTAAAAGATATTATCCAAGCTCCGAAATCTAAAAAAATAACAATCCAAGATATACAAAAAGTAGTAGGTCAATATTATAATGTTAGACTTGAAGATTTTAGTGCTAAAAAACGAACTAAATCGATTGCATATCCACGTCAAATCGCAATGTACCTATCTAGAGAACTAACAGATTTTTCATTACCTAAAATTGGTGAAGAATTTGGTGGACGTGATCATACAACAGTTATTCATGCACATGAAAAAATCTCAAAAGATTTAAAAGAAGATCCTATTTTTAAACAAGAAGTAGAAAACTTAGAAAAAGACATACGCAATGACTAAAATACTACGGGAAATAACAACTGTTATATAACAGAAGCGATGTATAGTCCTTTTTCTCTCTAAATTAACAAGTAATAATGAAAATAAGTAACTTTCGAATATGTGGATAATCTTTAAAAGTTGTACACATCATA containing:
- the dnaA gene encoding chromosomal replication initiator protein DnaA; the protein is MSEKEIWEKVLEIAQERLSAMSYSTFLKDTELYSIKDNEAIVLSSMPFNANWLNQQYAEIIQAILFDVIGYDVKPHFITTDELANYSNNEVSTTKETSDKPSEPNYDNHVLGREQFNAHNTFDTFVIGPGNRFPHAASLAVAEAPAKAYNPLFIYGGVGLGKTHLMHAIGHHVLDNNPDAKVIYTSSEKFTNEFIKSIRDNEAEAFRERYRNIDVLLIDDIQFIQNKVQTQEEFFYTFNELHQNNKQIVISSDRPPKEIAQLEERLRSRFEWGLIVDITPPDYETRMAILQKKIEEEHLDIPAEALNYIANQIQSNIRELEGALTRLLAYSQLLGKPITTELTAEALKDIIQAPKSKKITIQDIQKVVGQYYNVRLEDFSAKKRTKSIAYPRQIAMYLSRELTDFSLPKIGEEFGGRDHTTVIHAHEKISKDLKEDPIFKQEVENLEKDIRND